From the genome of Pungitius pungitius chromosome 21, fPunPun2.1, whole genome shotgun sequence, one region includes:
- the LOC119212865 gene encoding dual specificity phosphatase 29-like: MASHKSKTGTKIKVTKAAKASSPVDEYFTPGGYELEKILNRGSVVYTHVNEVWPNVYIGDEQTAKDKCNLKRLGITHILNAAEGTWNNVDTGAGYYGDMDVVYYGVVAEDVTTFNLSQYFFSAAQFIEETLSIPQNKLLVHCVMGRSRSATLFLAYLMIHENMTVVDAVEHVKTRRRIIPNWGFLKQLRELDVQLLEKRGVGPVQS; this comes from the exons ATGGCTTCTCACAAGTCAAAGACTGGAACCAAGATAAAGGTTACAAAGGCAGCGAAGGCATCCAGTCCAGTGGATGAATATTTCACACCTGGGGGCTATGAGCTGGAGAAAATCCTAAACCGTGGGAGTGTGGTTTACACTCATGTCAACGAGGTTTGGCCCAATGTCTACATCGGGGACGA GCAGACTGCGAAGGACAAGTGTAATTTGAAGAGGTTGGGGATTACACACATCTTGAACGCAGCAGAGGGGACGTGGAACAACGTGGACACCGGAGCTGGTTACTACGGCGACATGGACGTGGTCTACTACGGCGTGGTGGCAGAAGACGTCACGACCTTTAACCTCAGCCAGTatttcttctctgctgctcaGTTCATAGAAGAAACACTGAGCATTCCGCAGA ATAAACTGCTGGTGCACTGCGTGATGGGAAGGAGTCGATCTGCCACACTTTTTCTGGCCTACCTGATGATCCATGAAAACATGACGGTGGTCGACGCCGTCGAGCACGTGAAGACTCGCAGGAGGATCATCCCCAACTGGGGCTTCCTGAAACAGCTGAGAGAGCTGGATGTGCAGCTTCTGGAGAAAAGAGGAGTGGGCCCAGTGCAGAGCTGA
- the dusp13a gene encoding dual specificity protein phosphatase 13B: MSPEEEPEYQTPPTCDLLGLLLKNRRPTGAVNEVWPNLYIGNAATAQDKSLLVDLGITHVVNAADGPQRISTGPRFYEDTSIRYHGVEAPDCKDFDLSPFFTETADFIHAALKQKGKVLVHCARGISRSATLALAFLMIRERLTLVEAVEAVRRHRNILPNVGFLSQLSRLDSSLALQRKTTKRQELEECGKVGISP, encoded by the exons ATGAGCCCAGAGGAGGAGCCAGAGTATCAGACACCGCCCACCTGCGATCTGCTCGGCCTTCTGCTGAAGAACAGACGCCCCACTGGAGCTGTCAACGAGGTTTGGCCCAACCTCTACATCGGAAATGC GGCAACGGCTCAGGATAAATCCCTGCTCGTGGATCTGGGCATAACGCACGTGGTGAATGCTGCAGATGGCCCCCAGCGCATCAGCACCGGGCCCCGTTTCTACGAAGACACCAGCATACGGTATCACGGAGTGGAGGCGCCGGACTGTAAAGATTTTGACTTGAGCCCATTCTTCACTGAGACGGCTGATTTCATTCATGCGGCTCTCAAGCAGAAAG GCAAGGTGCTGGTCCACTGTGCACGAGGAATCAGCCGCTCAGCGACTCTGGCACTGGCCTTCCTCATGATCAGAGAAAGACTCACCCTGGTAGAAGCTGTGGAGGCTGTTCGCAGGCACAGAAACATTCTTCCCAATGTTGGATTTCTGAGTCAACTCAGTCGCTTGGACTCTTCTTTGGCCCTgcagaggaaaacaacaaaacgtcAAGAATTGGAGGAATGTGGGAAAGTGGGAATTTCTCcataa